A portion of the Pedobacter cryoconitis genome contains these proteins:
- a CDS encoding methionine aminotransferase, with protein MIATYSKLPGTSNSIFSVMSQLAAEHNAINLSQGFPDYDCDPKLIEFVADAMKNGHNQYAPMAGIQSLRELVADKVNLQYGSNYHPDSEVTITAGGTQAIFTALTACIQAGDEVIIFEPAYDCYAPTIKMLGGLVKSYEMAPPDYTIDWEMVKKLFTASTKMIILNSPHNPTGTVLSAKDINALIKLTKGTDVLIMSDEVYEHLVYDGVKHNSLASYPELRDRTFIAASFGKLLHTTGWKAGYCIAPEQLMKEFRKIHQFNVFSVNTPMQVGIANYLKDPAVYLGLADFFQEKRDFFRSLLEQTKFKLLPCKGSYFQCVSYGHFSDEEDTVLAKRLITDFGVASIPVSAFYIRNTDHQVLRFCFAKRQDTLEKSVERLMKL; from the coding sequence AACGCCATTAACCTTTCTCAGGGATTCCCTGATTACGATTGCGACCCTAAATTAATTGAATTTGTTGCTGATGCCATGAAAAACGGGCACAATCAATATGCACCAATGGCTGGTATTCAATCTTTAAGAGAACTGGTTGCAGACAAAGTAAACCTTCAGTATGGCTCAAACTACCACCCTGATTCTGAAGTAACGATTACCGCTGGAGGCACACAAGCAATCTTCACCGCACTAACTGCTTGTATTCAGGCCGGTGATGAGGTTATTATTTTTGAACCTGCTTATGACTGCTATGCTCCTACTATAAAGATGTTGGGTGGCCTGGTCAAATCTTATGAAATGGCACCTCCCGATTATACAATTGATTGGGAAATGGTTAAAAAACTATTTACTGCCAGCACAAAAATGATTATTCTGAATAGCCCGCATAATCCAACTGGAACGGTGCTCTCAGCTAAAGATATTAACGCGCTGATTAAGCTGACAAAAGGTACTGATGTATTGATAATGAGCGATGAAGTCTATGAGCACCTGGTTTATGACGGCGTAAAACACAACTCTCTGGCTTCTTACCCAGAGTTGCGTGACCGGACTTTTATTGCAGCCTCATTTGGCAAGTTATTACATACAACAGGCTGGAAAGCTGGCTATTGTATTGCGCCTGAACAATTAATGAAAGAATTCAGGAAAATACATCAGTTCAATGTATTCAGTGTGAACACACCGATGCAAGTTGGAATTGCCAATTATTTAAAAGATCCGGCTGTTTACCTTGGATTAGCTGATTTTTTCCAGGAAAAGCGTGATTTTTTCCGTTCATTGCTGGAGCAAACCAAGTTTAAATTACTACCTTGTAAAGGTTCCTACTTTCAATGCGTGAGCTATGGTCATTTTAGTGACGAGGAAGATACTGTTTTAGCAAAAAGGTTAATTACAGATTTTGGTGTGGCATCCATCCCCGTTTCCGCATTTTATATCAGGAACACGGATCACCAGGTACTGCGCTTTTGTTTCGCTAAAAGGCAAGATACACTTGAAAAATCCGTTGAAAGATTAATGAAACTATAA
- a CDS encoding nitrilase family protein: MENPNYLKINNLKITIFQAYLFWENIDKNLQNISLRLSSGVKEKTDLIVLPEMFNTGFSMNAKALAEEMDGKTMTWMAAAATKYDCVVTGSLIIKENNNYYNRMIWMLPTGEYQHYDKRHLFGMGEEDKTYTSGKDKIVVELKGWKIRLAVCYDLRFPVWLRNNDPSYDVLLIVASWPDKRIPHWKTLIPARAIENQSYVVAVNRVGHDGKEVYHSGHSMCIDAFGNTIYYKPEDEDLYTFSINYDDLIKIRRDFPFLKDADQFKLIN, encoded by the coding sequence ATGGAGAACCCAAACTATCTTAAAATAAATAATCTAAAAATCACCATTTTTCAAGCTTATTTATTTTGGGAAAATATAGATAAAAACCTGCAGAATATATCCCTGCGTTTGTCTTCAGGCGTAAAGGAAAAAACAGATCTTATTGTATTACCAGAAATGTTCAATACAGGCTTTAGCATGAATGCTAAAGCGCTTGCCGAAGAAATGGATGGCAAAACAATGACCTGGATGGCGGCTGCTGCAACCAAATACGATTGCGTAGTGACAGGAAGTCTCATTATCAAAGAAAACAACAACTATTACAACAGGATGATCTGGATGTTGCCAACCGGCGAATATCAGCATTACGATAAAAGACACCTGTTTGGTATGGGTGAAGAAGACAAAACATATACTTCAGGGAAAGATAAAATTGTTGTGGAATTAAAAGGCTGGAAGATTAGGCTTGCAGTATGTTACGACCTTAGATTCCCTGTCTGGTTAAGAAATAATGACCCTTCGTATGATGTCTTGCTGATTGTGGCAAGCTGGCCGGATAAACGTATTCCGCACTGGAAAACACTGATCCCGGCAAGAGCAATAGAAAACCAGAGTTATGTGGTAGCTGTTAACCGGGTAGGCCATGATGGTAAAGAAGTTTACCATAGCGGTCATTCCATGTGCATTGATGCTTTTGGAAATACGATCTATTATAAACCGGAAGATGAAGATCTTTATACTTTTAGTATCAATTAT